One stretch of Paenibacillus sp. FSL R5-0341 DNA includes these proteins:
- the pstB gene encoding phosphate ABC transporter ATP-binding protein PstB, with translation MKDLIHIENLNLYYDTHHALKNISMDLPEKTVTAFIGPSGCGKSTLLRTLNRMNDMIPGVRVEGQVMLNGSDIYSNEIEVETLRKRVGMVFQQPNPFPKSIYDNVAYGPRLHGVTQKAELDQLVEQSLVHAALWDEVKDVLKKSALSLSGGQQQRLCIARALAVQPDVLLMDEATSALDPISTLKIEELVKELHHKYTIVMVTHNMHQAARVSGRTVFFLNGEVVEAADTETLFSTPQDSRTEDYISGRFG, from the coding sequence ATGAAGGACCTCATTCACATTGAAAATCTTAATTTATACTATGATACGCATCACGCGCTTAAAAATATATCGATGGATCTGCCGGAAAAAACCGTTACTGCGTTCATCGGGCCGTCAGGTTGTGGTAAATCGACATTGCTTCGCACATTGAACCGGATGAATGACATGATTCCGGGTGTTCGTGTGGAAGGACAGGTTATGCTGAATGGCTCCGATATTTACAGTAATGAGATTGAAGTGGAGACCCTGCGTAAACGAGTTGGCATGGTCTTTCAACAACCGAATCCTTTCCCGAAATCCATCTATGATAACGTCGCTTATGGACCACGCTTGCACGGGGTAACCCAAAAGGCTGAACTGGATCAATTGGTGGAACAAAGTCTTGTCCATGCGGCACTGTGGGATGAAGTGAAGGATGTATTGAAAAAGTCGGCACTTAGTTTGTCCGGTGGACAACAACAGCGTCTCTGTATTGCACGGGCGCTGGCTGTACAGCCTGACGTTCTGCTAATGGATGAAGCAACATCGGCACTCGACCCGATCTCCACATTGAAGATTGAGGAACTGGTGAAGGAATTGCATCACAAGTATACGATCGTTATGGTTACCCACAATATGCACCAAGCGGCACGGGTATCTGGACGTACGGTATTTTTCCTGAATGGTGAAGTGGTGGAGGCAGCTGATACGGAGACGTTATTCTCCACACCGCAAGATTCCCGGACCGAGGATTATATCTCGGGAAGGTTTGGTTAA
- the mutM gene encoding DNA-formamidopyrimidine glycosylase — protein MPELPEVETVRRTLNQLIVGKTIDHVTVSLPRIIQRPDDIDAFAMELAGHTVIGVERRGKFLRILLDGLVLVSHLRMEGRYGVYEQHEDVEKHTHVIFHFNDGTELRYKDVRQFGTMHLFNAGEELVSKPLLKLGLEPLDPAFTITAFREAVGKRTTKIKAVLLNQAYVVGIGNIYVDEALFRAGIHPETIAKTLTEAQLIVLHEAIVATLQDAVNAGGSSIKSYVNGQGEMGMFQHQLKIYGRKSEPCATCGTLIEKTVVGGRGTHFCPNCQPLNMN, from the coding sequence ATGCCGGAATTACCGGAAGTCGAAACAGTCAGAAGAACATTGAATCAACTTATTGTAGGCAAAACGATTGATCATGTTACCGTTAGCTTGCCGCGGATTATTCAGCGGCCGGACGACATAGATGCATTTGCAATGGAACTCGCGGGACATACCGTTATTGGGGTGGAGCGACGAGGCAAGTTTTTGCGTATTTTGCTGGACGGGCTTGTGCTTGTCTCCCATCTGAGGATGGAAGGAAGATACGGTGTGTACGAGCAGCATGAAGATGTGGAGAAGCATACCCATGTGATCTTCCATTTTAATGATGGTACGGAATTACGTTATAAGGATGTGCGCCAGTTCGGTACGATGCACCTGTTCAATGCAGGTGAGGAACTGGTATCGAAACCTTTGCTGAAGTTGGGACTGGAGCCGCTTGATCCGGCCTTTACAATAACTGCATTCCGTGAGGCGGTTGGCAAGCGCACAACCAAAATTAAAGCTGTACTGTTAAATCAGGCATATGTGGTCGGCATCGGGAATATTTATGTGGACGAGGCTCTATTTCGCGCAGGCATCCATCCCGAGACTATTGCCAAGACACTGACCGAAGCTCAGTTAATTGTGCTGCATGAAGCGATTGTGGCAACGTTGCAAGATGCAGTGAATGCAGGAGGATCTTCCATCAAATCCTATGTGAATGGACAGGGTGAGATGGGCATGTTCCAGCATCAACTGAAGATCTACGGACGTAAGTCAGAGCCGTGTGCAACATGTGGTACGTTAATCGAAAAAACGGTAGTTGGTGGCCGTGGTACGCATTTTTGTCCGAACTGTCAGCCGCTGAACATGAACTGA
- a CDS encoding response regulator transcription factor: MAQRLLVIEDEPTLSRLLTYNLTQEGYDVTAEDHGSAGYDRALSQEFDLILLDLMLPGMNGLDILNKLRIQGVSTPVIILTAKTGEAEVVQGLKSGADDYITKPFGVSELLARVDAVLRRYSNGEDLPQPEDKDGSRIILGELEIYPLKYEVTLGGQSISLRPKEFEVLLYLAKKPGVVLTRDDLMNAVWGFDYIGGQRTVDVHVSSLRKKLELDPESVHIDSIRGVGYKLVVKRKTPHHSS; the protein is encoded by the coding sequence ATGGCACAGCGTTTGCTAGTTATTGAAGATGAACCTACATTATCAAGATTACTCACGTATAACCTGACACAAGAGGGTTATGACGTTACAGCTGAGGATCACGGATCAGCAGGATATGACCGAGCCTTGTCTCAGGAATTTGATCTGATTTTACTGGATCTGATGCTCCCGGGTATGAATGGTCTGGACATTCTGAACAAGTTAAGAATTCAGGGTGTCAGTACACCAGTTATCATTCTGACGGCGAAGACCGGTGAAGCCGAGGTTGTACAGGGGCTGAAATCGGGTGCCGATGATTATATTACCAAACCATTTGGTGTATCGGAGTTATTAGCCAGAGTGGATGCGGTATTAAGACGTTATTCCAATGGTGAAGATTTACCACAGCCTGAGGACAAGGATGGTTCACGAATTATTTTGGGAGAGCTGGAGATCTATCCTCTGAAGTATGAAGTGACACTGGGTGGACAATCCATCAGTCTGCGTCCAAAAGAGTTTGAAGTACTGCTATATTTGGCCAAAAAGCCAGGTGTGGTGCTCACAAGGGATGATCTGATGAACGCGGTGTGGGGCTTCGATTATATTGGAGGTCAACGAACCGTGGATGTTCACGTCAGCTCATTACGTAAAAAGCTGGAGCTAGACCCGGAATCGGTTCACATTGATTCGATTCGCGGTGTAGGTTATAAATTGGTTGTCAAAAGAAAAACTCCCCATCATTCAAGTTAG
- a CDS encoding cupin domain-containing protein, giving the protein MKMSKQNAAHYIWGGQCDGWHLVQNETLSIIHERMPAGTAEIRHYHSISRQFFFILSGEACMELNGDTVVLEPHEGIEIPPGEPHQMMNRSDEEVEFLVISNPGTRGDRIELDSL; this is encoded by the coding sequence ATGAAAATGAGCAAACAAAATGCAGCACATTATATATGGGGCGGGCAGTGCGATGGTTGGCACCTCGTTCAAAATGAAACACTCAGCATTATTCATGAACGAATGCCCGCAGGAACGGCTGAAATCCGACATTATCATTCGATAAGCCGTCAGTTCTTTTTTATTCTCAGCGGTGAAGCCTGTATGGAACTTAATGGGGACACGGTTGTGCTGGAACCCCATGAAGGGATTGAGATTCCTCCAGGAGAGCCTCATCAGATGATGAACCGGAGCGATGAAGAAGTGGAGTTTCTCGTTATTTCCAATCCTGGTACCCGCGGGGATCGAATTGAACTGGATTCATTGTAG
- a CDS encoding methyl-accepting chemotaxis protein yields the protein MPMLLEVKPDQPLVVLHNEELTTPEMKHNEVRVVAEEPVIDLHDYYRQVPVAGVHTTCGEAATMMNQDQEHPCIVLCDEQMKPTGLLMRETLYRMLNGRFAADLFYRKPVIQVANASPVIADIHMEATTIIDIALGRTEQHFYDCLLVTEQDRLLGVLTMRDVMSLSRRLQQAVTEERIRTVTESRQEISRINDAVTKLVQAANQTVHEAREIMALSEHGEESLKHVDASYNRVHQHMESQGQHADYMLDSIKTGSGMAHSIRSLADQSGLLALNASIEAAHAGEYGRGFQIVAGEIRALAKQTREVAGNMSSLLENIGGLTLQTVELVKASGTEIDNSSVHVTSGGATFRQLNSAVRDLSRIAEEIAMEGGKAGEVAEHIRMKLDEMVADSE from the coding sequence ATGCCTATGTTGCTCGAAGTGAAACCCGATCAGCCTCTCGTTGTTTTACATAATGAAGAATTAACTACACCTGAAATGAAGCATAATGAAGTAAGGGTTGTTGCTGAAGAGCCTGTAATCGATTTGCATGACTATTATCGTCAGGTTCCTGTCGCCGGGGTGCATACAACCTGTGGAGAAGCTGCGACGATGATGAATCAGGATCAGGAGCACCCGTGCATCGTATTATGTGATGAGCAGATGAAACCGACCGGGTTATTGATGCGTGAGACGTTATATCGGATGTTGAATGGTCGTTTTGCCGCAGATCTGTTCTACCGTAAACCCGTCATACAAGTAGCGAATGCATCTCCGGTTATTGCGGATATTCATATGGAAGCCACAACGATTATTGATATTGCACTTGGACGCACTGAACAGCATTTCTATGATTGTCTGCTCGTTACGGAACAAGACAGACTGCTCGGTGTGCTGACGATGCGTGACGTGATGTCTCTATCCCGAAGACTGCAACAGGCTGTTACGGAAGAGCGTATACGTACAGTAACCGAGAGCAGACAGGAGATATCCAGAATCAACGATGCAGTCACCAAGCTGGTGCAAGCGGCTAATCAGACTGTACATGAAGCCCGTGAGATCATGGCATTATCCGAGCATGGAGAAGAGAGTTTGAAGCACGTCGATGCTTCCTATAACCGCGTACATCAGCATATGGAGAGCCAAGGACAACATGCGGATTACATGCTGGATTCGATCAAAACCGGCTCAGGCATGGCACATTCCATTCGATCCCTGGCAGATCAAAGTGGACTCCTTGCGCTAAATGCTTCCATTGAAGCAGCTCACGCGGGTGAATACGGACGAGGCTTTCAAATTGTTGCAGGTGAGATTCGAGCGCTTGCGAAACAGACCCGTGAGGTTGCAGGCAACATGTCTTCATTGCTTGAGAATATTGGTGGGTTGACCCTCCAGACAGTAGAACTGGTTAAGGCAAGCGGAACCGAAATTGACAATAGTTCAGTGCATGTGACCTCTGGGGGAGCAACGTTCCGGCAACTGAACAGTGCAGTGAGAGATTTGTCTCGTATAGCAGAGGAGATCGCCATGGAAGGCGGAAAAGCTGGAGAAGTCGCTGAGCATATTCGAATGAAGCTGGATGAGATGGTTGCGGATAGTGAGTGA
- the polA gene encoding DNA polymerase I encodes MDKFILIDGNSIIYRAFFAMPPLTNSKGLHTNAVYGFTTMLLRLLEEHKPTHVMVAFDAGKITFRHEGYQEYKGGREKTPPELSEQFPLLKELLKGLGIAQFELAGFEADDIIGTLTKRADEAGRQVLVVSGDKDMLQLASEHVHIGLTRKGVTDIELYDPAQIKERYGLTPLQIIDLKGLMGDASDNIPGIPGVGEKTALKLLHQFGSVEDVLNGTSELKGKMKEKIEAHAEDARMSKQLATIHREVPLEQTWEDMQFAGLKEEHAGPALAKLEFKSLLERLSFSGSIGSEQEAVPAAEVQSSIATEDTISELFSSLDSIDVLHVETHGDNPHQAKLIGLAVGSAGAYTFIAPELLQSEAAAPVRAWLGNSEEPKRGYDLHRVDLALHAHGIEFAGASFDVQLAAYLLDPTESNQTISGLTTKYGLPSLVEDDTVMGKGAKYKVPEVEILGDFLCRKAAAVAAIIPLQEQVLETDEMNSLFYELEMPLSRILADMEKQGIKANTADLQALGSEFEEQISRLMAEIYKLSGTEFNLNSPKQLGEILFDRLGLPVVKKTKTGYSTDAEVLEKLAPYNDVVKHILQYRQLAKLQSTYVEGLLKEISDRDGKVHTYYRQTIAATGRLSSQFPNLQNIPIRMEEGRKIRKVFVPSEPGWSILAADYSQIELRVLAHISDDERLKEAFVNDMDIHTKTASDVFGVKPEDVDGDMRRSAKAVNFGIVYGISDYGLSQNLHITRKEAAQFIDQYFEVFQGVRRYMDDIVKEARQDGYVKTLLERRRYLPEINASNFNLRSFAERTAMNTPIQGTAADIIKLAMVQMDEALRERNLKSRMLLQVHDELVFEVPADELELMKDLVPSVMEKALELSVPLKAEVSFGDNWYEAK; translated from the coding sequence ATGGACAAGTTTATTCTCATAGATGGAAATAGCATTATTTACAGGGCGTTTTTTGCAATGCCGCCTTTGACCAATTCGAAAGGTCTGCATACCAATGCGGTATATGGCTTCACTACGATGCTGCTGAGACTGCTTGAAGAGCATAAGCCTACACATGTTATGGTTGCATTTGATGCAGGCAAAATCACGTTCCGCCACGAAGGGTATCAGGAATACAAGGGCGGACGGGAGAAAACACCACCAGAGTTGTCTGAGCAATTCCCTTTGCTCAAAGAACTGCTGAAAGGACTTGGCATTGCCCAGTTTGAGCTGGCTGGGTTCGAAGCGGATGACATCATCGGAACGTTAACCAAACGCGCAGATGAAGCGGGCAGACAGGTGCTCGTTGTATCGGGAGACAAAGATATGCTGCAGCTTGCCTCCGAACATGTACATATCGGGCTGACGCGTAAAGGGGTAACCGATATCGAACTGTATGATCCTGCTCAGATTAAGGAGCGCTATGGTCTGACGCCGTTGCAAATCATTGATCTTAAGGGTCTGATGGGCGATGCGTCCGATAATATTCCGGGGATTCCCGGAGTTGGAGAGAAGACAGCATTGAAGCTGTTGCACCAGTTCGGATCGGTAGAAGATGTGCTGAACGGCACAAGTGAACTGAAAGGCAAAATGAAGGAAAAGATCGAGGCCCACGCCGAAGATGCCCGGATGAGCAAACAACTCGCGACGATTCACCGCGAAGTGCCGCTGGAGCAGACGTGGGAGGATATGCAATTTGCCGGATTAAAAGAAGAACATGCTGGCCCTGCATTGGCCAAACTGGAATTCAAATCTTTGCTCGAACGCCTGTCATTCAGTGGCAGCATCGGTTCTGAACAAGAAGCGGTCCCTGCTGCCGAGGTGCAATCCTCCATTGCAACAGAGGACACGATCAGTGAGCTGTTCAGTTCGCTTGATTCCATTGATGTACTCCACGTGGAAACACATGGGGATAACCCACACCAAGCGAAACTGATCGGACTAGCTGTAGGTTCTGCTGGAGCCTATACATTCATCGCTCCCGAATTGCTTCAATCCGAGGCAGCGGCTCCGGTGCGGGCATGGCTTGGTAATTCAGAGGAGCCTAAGCGCGGGTATGATCTTCATCGTGTAGATCTGGCCCTGCATGCACATGGCATTGAATTCGCTGGTGCGTCATTCGATGTACAACTGGCGGCGTATTTGCTTGATCCAACGGAATCCAACCAGACGATTAGTGGACTCACGACCAAGTATGGTCTACCTTCGCTCGTAGAGGATGACACCGTTATGGGTAAAGGAGCCAAGTACAAGGTGCCGGAAGTGGAGATCTTGGGCGATTTCCTATGCCGTAAAGCTGCTGCAGTAGCAGCCATTATTCCACTTCAGGAGCAGGTGCTAGAAACGGATGAGATGAATTCACTGTTCTATGAGCTGGAAATGCCGTTGTCACGCATACTGGCAGACATGGAGAAACAGGGCATCAAGGCCAATACAGCCGATCTGCAAGCCTTGGGCAGTGAGTTTGAAGAGCAGATCAGCAGGTTGATGGCTGAGATCTATAAGCTGTCAGGAACGGAATTCAATCTGAATTCACCGAAGCAACTGGGTGAGATTTTATTTGATAGACTGGGCTTGCCAGTGGTGAAGAAAACCAAAACCGGTTACTCCACAGATGCGGAAGTATTGGAGAAATTGGCTCCTTATAATGATGTGGTCAAGCATATTCTGCAATATCGTCAGCTTGCCAAGCTGCAATCCACTTATGTGGAAGGGTTACTCAAAGAGATTTCTGATCGCGATGGCAAGGTGCATACGTATTACCGTCAGACCATTGCTGCAACGGGACGGCTTAGCAGTCAGTTCCCGAACTTGCAAAACATTCCGATTCGGATGGAGGAAGGTCGCAAAATCCGGAAGGTATTTGTTCCTTCCGAGCCAGGATGGTCCATTTTGGCAGCAGACTATTCCCAGATTGAACTGCGAGTACTGGCCCACATTTCGGACGATGAGCGCTTGAAGGAAGCGTTTGTCAACGATATGGATATTCATACGAAGACCGCCTCGGATGTTTTTGGCGTGAAGCCTGAGGATGTGGATGGGGATATGCGTCGTTCCGCCAAGGCGGTTAACTTTGGTATCGTGTATGGAATAAGTGATTATGGTTTGTCACAGAATCTGCACATTACGCGTAAAGAGGCTGCACAGTTTATTGATCAGTATTTTGAAGTATTCCAGGGTGTGCGCCGATATATGGATGACATTGTGAAGGAAGCTCGGCAGGATGGTTACGTCAAAACGTTGTTGGAGCGACGTCGCTACCTGCCAGAGATTAACGCCAGTAATTTCAATCTGCGTTCCTTCGCAGAGCGTACGGCGATGAATACCCCTATTCAGGGAACAGCGGCAGATATCATCAAGCTGGCCATGGTACAGATGGATGAAGCGCTGCGGGAACGCAATTTGAAGAGCCGTATGTTGCTTCAGGTGCACGATGAGCTTGTATTCGAAGTGCCTGCCGATGAATTGGAATTGATGAAAGATTTAGTACCTTCGGTTATGGAAAAAGCATTGGAACTGTCGGTTCCGCTGAAAGCCGAAGTCAGCTTTGGTGATAACTGGTACGAAGCGAAATAA
- a CDS encoding ATP-binding protein: protein MRPFRIRLAIIMMVLIGVSVIVAGYTMGRVFKTTHTTALEQTMVREINLLKATFPFHDASDPTSQATRKYYSDRALELDRLTDSRVTFINKDGTVIGDSESDPASMDNHLNREEIKGAVGDGYGQSIRYSETLGQDMLYVALPVNSDQSDMIEIPSGKFDGYIRLSMSLQAVDQGLQRGWMIMFAALGLLFLIVAFVSYRVARGLTSPIEHITKVAHRITKLEYDARVDVTRRDEIGQLGLAINGMADSLQSQLKTIRDNEALLQSVLANMTGGIVMIDAGQSIALVNREAERMLGIQAGKVTGKPYTELKRHYELTRTIEESVALKERMHEEVSVFNPEEKLIRIDGVPMSEDDGGYRGMLFLLQDVTAIRRLESMRSEFVANVSHELKTPVAAVKGFAETLLSGGVQDKETERSFLKIIYDEGDRLNRLIGDILELSKIESKRAPLQCSPVHVHSFFEMVLGTLSKVAEKKQIRLEMHVPEELYIEADEDKMKQIFINLLSNGINYTPDGGRVKLQVTMDNDEEVVFAVSDTGIGIPKKDLPRIFERFYRVDKGRSRNSGGTGLGLSIVKHLVELHHGKLSVESELGMGTTFHVILPFIQDEEM from the coding sequence ATGAGACCGTTCCGAATTCGCCTTGCCATCATTATGATGGTGCTGATCGGCGTATCCGTCATTGTGGCTGGATATACGATGGGCAGAGTGTTTAAGACTACGCATACGACCGCACTGGAGCAAACGATGGTGCGCGAGATTAATTTGCTCAAAGCAACCTTCCCGTTCCATGATGCAAGTGATCCAACCTCGCAAGCTACACGAAAGTATTATTCAGATCGGGCGCTGGAATTAGATCGCCTAACGGATTCCCGGGTAACTTTCATCAATAAAGATGGCACGGTCATCGGAGATTCCGAGAGTGATCCGGCATCGATGGATAACCACTTGAACCGAGAGGAGATTAAGGGTGCCGTTGGAGATGGATACGGGCAGTCCATACGTTACAGTGAAACACTGGGACAGGACATGCTGTACGTGGCACTACCTGTGAATTCGGATCAAAGTGACATGATTGAAATTCCGAGCGGCAAATTTGATGGCTATATTCGTCTTTCCATGAGTTTGCAGGCTGTTGATCAGGGGCTTCAGCGTGGATGGATGATCATGTTTGCTGCACTGGGACTGCTGTTCCTGATTGTCGCGTTTGTCAGTTATCGGGTTGCACGCGGATTAACCTCGCCGATTGAGCATATTACGAAAGTGGCCCATCGCATTACCAAGCTGGAATACGATGCGAGAGTGGACGTCACGCGTAGAGATGAGATCGGACAGCTGGGGCTTGCGATAAACGGAATGGCAGACAGCTTGCAGTCTCAGCTGAAGACGATTCGTGACAATGAAGCGCTGCTACAGAGTGTCCTGGCGAATATGACCGGAGGCATTGTCATGATCGATGCAGGGCAATCCATTGCACTGGTCAATCGGGAAGCGGAGCGTATGTTAGGTATTCAGGCAGGTAAGGTTACAGGTAAGCCTTATACTGAACTGAAAAGACACTACGAATTAACCCGTACCATTGAAGAGAGTGTTGCCCTGAAAGAACGGATGCATGAAGAAGTGAGTGTATTCAACCCGGAGGAAAAATTGATTCGTATTGATGGGGTACCCATGTCCGAAGATGATGGCGGGTATCGAGGCATGTTGTTCCTTTTACAGGACGTGACGGCGATCCGTAGACTGGAGTCGATGCGTAGCGAGTTTGTCGCGAATGTCTCTCACGAGCTCAAGACACCTGTTGCCGCGGTCAAAGGGTTTGCGGAAACGTTGCTCAGTGGCGGGGTACAGGACAAGGAGACGGAGCGCTCATTCCTGAAAATCATCTATGATGAGGGAGATCGACTTAACCGATTGATCGGGGATATTCTGGAGTTATCCAAAATTGAATCCAAACGCGCGCCGCTGCAATGCTCCCCTGTTCATGTACACTCTTTCTTCGAAATGGTGCTGGGCACTTTATCCAAAGTGGCGGAGAAAAAGCAGATTCGTCTGGAAATGCATGTTCCCGAGGAACTGTACATTGAAGCAGATGAGGACAAAATGAAGCAGATATTCATCAATCTCTTATCCAACGGGATCAACTATACGCCCGATGGTGGCCGGGTGAAGTTGCAGGTGACGATGGATAACGATGAGGAAGTCGTGTTTGCGGTGTCGGATACGGGAATTGGCATACCGAAAAAAGATTTGCCGCGAATCTTCGAACGATTCTATCGCGTCGATAAGGGCAGATCCCGTAATTCCGGAGGAACGGGTCTTGGGCTTTCCATCGTGAAGCATCTGGTGGAATTGCATCATGGCAAATTGTCTGTAGAGAGTGAACTAGGCATGGGTACAACGTTCCATGTTATTCTTCCATTCATTCAGGACGAAGAGATGTAG
- a CDS encoding histidine kinase N-terminal 7TM domain-containing protein — protein MESHINSYITLVATSAVLNVFLCLYTYFRRSEIPSSKVFILYTAALSIYTFGYAIELASNTLEQMKFWTTVEYIGMPFSASLGLILMIKYTGRTLSKKVTAALFVIPSITLCMVATNDFHHLFYKKVWLREDSSVPLMDIAVGQWYVVHGAFTFSCLLCACLILIGQWKHTKKMYRRQLLTLITSQIIPMVAAFLYLLGLTPGGMDPVPVLMCITSAMYIWAILSSRLLTIVPIAKDSIFESMREGVIVLDSSNRLVDYNRSMRDMLPEINPTMIGRPLDDIWLNLAGETFPVEYGREGLQMDLYWQLNGETVCYQVRTSYVYNKDAQTVGSLIMLIDITEQRFLQEQLKQLAYFDGLTKIYNRTQFLHKGREILSEALLNLQPASFILFDIDHFKRINDTYGHDVGDQAIIHVVSVCNRYLSPEMLFARYGGEEFVIALPNTSLQEAEKLAEQLRVALLNEPLDVQGVPITLTSSFGIAQYNGGVDSLESLLRDADTALYESKRNGRNAVRVHAVSTV, from the coding sequence ATGGAATCGCACATTAATTCATATATAACACTTGTAGCCACTTCAGCTGTGCTGAATGTCTTTTTGTGTTTATATACCTATTTCAGAAGATCCGAGATCCCCAGTTCCAAAGTATTCATTCTCTACACAGCAGCACTCTCCATATATACCTTCGGGTATGCCATTGAGCTGGCCAGCAACACGCTGGAACAGATGAAATTTTGGACCACCGTGGAGTATATAGGCATGCCCTTCTCCGCATCTCTTGGTCTCATCCTGATGATAAAATATACCGGGAGAACGCTATCCAAAAAGGTAACTGCCGCGCTGTTTGTAATCCCTTCCATTACGCTATGTATGGTAGCAACCAATGATTTTCATCATCTTTTTTATAAAAAAGTATGGCTAAGAGAAGATAGTTCGGTACCTCTGATGGATATCGCAGTAGGCCAATGGTATGTTGTACACGGTGCATTCACGTTCTCATGTTTGTTGTGTGCCTGTCTTATTCTGATCGGACAATGGAAACACACCAAGAAGATGTATCGTCGTCAATTACTTACGCTTATCACTTCGCAGATTATTCCCATGGTCGCAGCTTTTTTGTACTTGCTTGGTTTGACGCCAGGCGGCATGGACCCTGTACCGGTGCTCATGTGTATCACATCTGCCATGTATATCTGGGCGATTCTATCCTCTCGTCTCCTGACCATCGTGCCGATCGCCAAGGACAGTATTTTCGAGAGCATGCGTGAAGGTGTTATCGTACTGGATAGTTCCAATCGTCTGGTCGATTACAACCGATCTATGCGTGACATGTTGCCGGAGATTAATCCGACCATGATCGGCCGACCCTTGGATGACATATGGCTTAACCTTGCTGGAGAGACTTTTCCGGTTGAATACGGCAGGGAAGGATTGCAAATGGATCTGTACTGGCAGTTAAATGGAGAGACCGTATGTTATCAGGTCAGGACATCTTACGTGTATAACAAAGATGCGCAGACCGTGGGCAGTCTAATTATGCTCATCGATATAACGGAACAACGTTTCTTGCAAGAACAACTGAAGCAACTGGCTTATTTCGATGGTCTGACTAAAATTTACAACCGTACTCAATTTTTGCATAAAGGTCGAGAAATTTTAAGTGAAGCCCTCCTTAATCTGCAACCTGCCTCATTTATATTATTTGATATTGATCACTTTAAACGCATCAACGATACGTACGGGCATGATGTTGGCGATCAGGCTATCATTCATGTTGTCTCCGTCTGTAATCGTTACCTGAGCCCTGAAATGTTGTTTGCTCGTTATGGAGGAGAAGAGTTCGTGATCGCTCTTCCGAATACCTCCCTCCAGGAAGCCGAGAAACTTGCAGAGCAACTGAGAGTTGCCTTGTTGAATGAACCGCTCGATGTTCAGGGAGTCCCTATTACACTGACCTCAAGCTTTGGTATTGCTCAGTACAATGGAGGTGTGGATTCGCTGGAGTCCTTGTTACGCGACGCTGACACTGCCTTATACGAGTCCAAGCGCAATGGTCGGAATGCAGTTCGTGTCCATGCTGTGAGTACAGTCTAA
- the phoU gene encoding phosphate signaling complex protein PhoU has protein sequence MIRRKEFDQELEELRTLLKQMGEHVGAALDGAIESLQTMNAEKAQVIIKNDANLNALEDKIMELGSKLIITQQPVAKDLRRIIVAFKISSDLERMGDLALDVAKVTLRMDGQKLIKPLVDIPQMAEIVKSMIDESIESFLKENTDLAYKMAQTDDQVDQLYSHMISDLYTLMTEHPNQASQAMLLMMVGRYIERIGDHATNIGESTVYLVTGKRPDLNQ, from the coding sequence ATGATTCGCAGAAAAGAATTTGATCAGGAGCTTGAAGAGCTACGTACCTTGCTCAAGCAAATGGGTGAACATGTAGGAGCGGCACTGGATGGTGCCATTGAGAGTCTGCAGACGATGAACGCGGAGAAAGCTCAGGTCATCATCAAGAATGATGCGAATCTGAATGCCCTTGAAGACAAAATTATGGAACTTGGCTCTAAACTGATCATCACACAACAGCCGGTGGCAAAGGATCTCAGACGTATCATCGTTGCTTTCAAAATTTCCAGTGATCTGGAGCGTATGGGAGATCTCGCGCTCGACGTGGCGAAGGTAACCCTTCGGATGGATGGACAGAAACTGATTAAACCTCTGGTGGATATTCCGCAAATGGCAGAAATCGTGAAATCCATGATTGATGAATCCATCGAATCTTTCCTGAAAGAAAACACAGACCTGGCCTATAAGATGGCTCAAACGGACGATCAGGTCGATCAATTGTACAGTCACATGATCAGTGATCTCTACACGTTAATGACGGAGCATCCGAATCAGGCTTCTCAGGCTATGTTGCTGATGATGGTTGGACGTTACATTGAACGTATTGGCGATCATGCGACCAACATTGGTGAGAGCACGGTATACCTGGTAACAGGTAAACGTCCGGATCTGAATCAATAG